The proteins below come from a single Streptomyces seoulensis genomic window:
- a CDS encoding single-stranded DNA-binding protein has translation MSNGTEITLIGNLVDEVELRFTPGGAAVAKFRVASTPRKFNRDTNTWEDDKDGSLFLTCSVWRQAAENCAETLQKGMRVIVQGRLKQRSYDDNQGVRRTVYEVDCEEVGPSLRSATAKVTKASGGSRGGQGGGQGQGQGGGGWSSGGRQQGGGQSEDPWASSAPAGGQQDGSWDSPPF, from the coding sequence ATGAGTAACGGCACCGAGATCACACTGATCGGGAACCTCGTCGACGAAGTTGAGCTGCGTTTTACGCCGGGGGGTGCGGCGGTTGCGAAGTTCCGGGTGGCGTCGACGCCGCGGAAGTTCAACCGGGACACGAACACCTGGGAAGACGACAAGGACGGCAGCCTGTTCCTGACCTGCTCGGTGTGGCGTCAGGCGGCAGAAAATTGTGCGGAGACCTTGCAGAAGGGCATGCGGGTGATCGTGCAGGGCCGTCTGAAGCAGCGGTCGTACGACGACAATCAGGGAGTCCGACGCACGGTCTACGAGGTGGATTGCGAGGAAGTCGGTCCCAGCCTTCGCAGCGCGACGGCGAAGGTGACGAAGGCGTCGGGTGGCTCCCGTGGTGGTCAGGGCGGCGGCCAGGGCCAGGGTCAGGGTGGTGGCGGCTGGTCGTCTGGTGGCCGGCAGCAGGGTGGTGGGCAGTCGGAGGACCCGTGGGCGTCGTCGGCGCCGGCTGGGGGTCAGCAGGACGGTAGTTGGGATAGTCCGCCTTTCTAG
- a CDS encoding SLOG family protein, which yields MTPYRVLVTGSRTWTDVGAVQRALARAAEGVPAGRELVVVHGDCPRGADAMADLWARQCGATIERHAADWRPNGVFDRAAGPRRNARMVSLGADLCLAFIRDGSRGATHCADLAEKAGIPVRRYTA from the coding sequence ATGACCCCCTACCGCGTCCTCGTCACCGGCTCGCGCACGTGGACCGATGTGGGCGCCGTCCAGCGGGCGCTCGCTCGAGCCGCCGAAGGTGTGCCCGCCGGCCGGGAGCTGGTCGTGGTTCACGGTGACTGTCCGCGTGGTGCTGACGCGATGGCCGATCTGTGGGCTCGCCAGTGCGGCGCCACCATCGAGCGGCATGCTGCGGACTGGCGACCCAACGGTGTCTTCGACCGAGCGGCTGGCCCGCGCCGCAACGCCCGCATGGTCAGCCTCGGTGCCGACCTGTGCCTGGCGTTCATCCGTGACGGCAGCCGGGGCGCCACACACTGCGCCGACCTCGCCGAGAAGGCGGGCATCCCCGTCCGCCGCTACACCGCCTGA
- a CDS encoding DUF6233 domain-containing protein, which translates to MFDDLPEDVPRLETLRTWHAMWVTRIDAKLTQARQREAEQARAAAVREAERPAWLLDYGLNRDRPPVGVHVGDCRMAGQRSKGIDADVARQALAAGVSACTVCRPDTELGMLEQ; encoded by the coding sequence GTGTTCGACGACCTGCCGGAGGATGTGCCCCGCCTCGAAACCCTGCGGACCTGGCACGCCATGTGGGTCACCCGGATCGACGCCAAGCTCACCCAGGCCCGCCAGCGAGAAGCCGAGCAGGCCCGCGCCGCAGCCGTACGGGAGGCAGAGCGGCCGGCGTGGCTGCTGGACTACGGGCTGAATCGTGACCGGCCGCCGGTCGGGGTGCATGTGGGGGACTGCCGGATGGCCGGGCAGCGGTCGAAGGGCATCGACGCCGACGTGGCCCGGCAGGCGTTGGCGGCGGGGGTGTCGGCGTGCACGGTGTGCCGTCCGGACACCGAGCTGGGGATGCTGGAGCAGTAG
- a CDS encoding DUF7352 domain-containing protein, which produces MTTPPPQAIIHRIELPIDDRPHGIDLTGEILHTAIRRPNVVDVWYQARPAGMDPMRRSFQVVGTGQPIPTHLGFYIHAGYKGTAITPDGQLVWHVLENWCPHPNIVETTELRDKPGYGTGICECCPVVLRGDGNGGWLPI; this is translated from the coding sequence ATGACCACGCCCCCGCCCCAGGCCATCATCCACCGCATAGAACTTCCCATCGACGACCGCCCCCACGGCATCGACCTCACCGGCGAGATCCTCCACACCGCCATCCGCCGCCCCAACGTCGTGGACGTCTGGTACCAGGCCCGCCCAGCCGGCATGGACCCGATGCGGCGCAGCTTCCAAGTCGTCGGCACCGGCCAGCCCATCCCCACCCACCTCGGCTTCTACATCCATGCCGGCTACAAGGGCACCGCGATCACTCCCGACGGGCAACTGGTGTGGCACGTCCTCGAGAACTGGTGCCCGCACCCGAACATCGTCGAGACCACCGAACTGCGGGACAAGCCCGGCTATGGCACTGGCATCTGCGAGTGCTGCCCTGTCGTCCTCCGTGGTGATGGCAACGGCGGCTGGCTGCCGATCTGA
- a CDS encoding polyketide synthase, translated as MPVRISQPVTILAAHKVTTAEIADDIRAHHPDHPRLGAILRVIDNCGVDSRYFTQPLTADTITGTAPIADRVRRAFADGLAMAEQAARRILDEQGLQPADVTGLITTHATGWAVPNLDVHLVHRLGLSPTIRRTALTTTACAGGAHALIRATEQALLHPGSHVLVVAAEVLSTSYNHADTGIEHMIYKALFGDSAAATIVSSDPHGPGLQVDADGLFEYAMPGSLDYYAGRIDSTGLHFDSTKQASGGAKQAMPAVIDWLDGRTVDTPVIHPGSRPIILDTATALGMTEHDARHSLDTLTTEGNLGGVAVLRVLERTHDDPPAAGAQALVVAYGPGFTVSALHGAWTN; from the coding sequence ATGCCCGTCCGTATCAGCCAGCCCGTCACCATCCTCGCCGCCCACAAAGTCACGACCGCGGAGATAGCCGACGACATCCGCGCCCACCACCCGGACCATCCGCGGCTCGGCGCGATCCTCCGCGTCATCGACAACTGCGGCGTCGACTCCCGCTACTTCACGCAGCCGCTCACCGCGGACACCATCACCGGCACCGCCCCCATCGCCGACCGTGTCCGCCGCGCGTTCGCCGACGGCCTGGCCATGGCCGAGCAGGCCGCCCGCCGCATCCTCGACGAGCAGGGCCTCCAACCCGCAGACGTCACCGGGCTCATCACCACACACGCCACCGGCTGGGCCGTCCCCAACCTGGACGTCCACCTGGTGCACCGGCTCGGCCTCAGCCCGACCATCCGCCGCACCGCCCTCACCACCACAGCCTGCGCCGGCGGAGCCCACGCCCTCATCCGCGCCACCGAGCAAGCCCTCCTGCACCCCGGCTCCCACGTCCTCGTCGTCGCCGCCGAAGTCCTCTCCACCTCCTACAACCATGCCGACACCGGCATCGAGCACATGATCTACAAAGCCCTGTTCGGGGACTCCGCGGCCGCGACCATCGTGTCCTCCGACCCGCACGGCCCCGGCCTCCAGGTCGACGCTGACGGCTTGTTCGAGTACGCCATGCCAGGCTCACTGGACTACTACGCCGGCCGCATCGACAGCACCGGCCTCCACTTCGACTCCACGAAGCAAGCCTCCGGCGGCGCGAAGCAGGCGATGCCCGCCGTCATCGACTGGCTCGACGGCCGCACCGTCGACACACCCGTCATCCACCCCGGCTCCCGGCCGATCATCCTCGACACCGCGACCGCGCTCGGCATGACCGAGCACGATGCACGGCACTCCCTGGACACCCTCACCACCGAAGGCAACCTGGGTGGGGTAGCCGTACTCCGGGTCCTGGAACGCACCCACGACGACCCGCCCGCCGCCGGGGCGCAGGCACTGGTGGTGGCGTACGGGCCAGGATTCACCGTGTCCGCCCTCCACGGCGCCTGGACCAACTGA
- a CDS encoding helix-turn-helix domain-containing protein, translating into MKGPRSDNLAVSRAVGANVAALRRTRGISQRTLASTTEQTGKSVGFSTICRMEKAAAPGAAPVAVYVDDVVSLAAALGVTVQQLITTPNCNACMDSPPPGFACRTCGATA; encoded by the coding sequence ATGAAAGGTCCCCGCAGCGACAACCTCGCCGTCTCCCGGGCCGTCGGCGCCAACGTTGCCGCACTACGCAGAACGCGCGGCATCTCCCAGCGCACGCTCGCCAGCACCACGGAACAGACAGGCAAGTCAGTCGGGTTCAGCACCATCTGCCGCATGGAGAAGGCCGCCGCACCCGGTGCCGCCCCCGTAGCGGTCTACGTTGACGATGTCGTCTCCCTAGCCGCCGCCCTCGGCGTCACCGTTCAGCAGCTCATCACCACGCCCAATTGCAACGCCTGCATGGACAGCCCGCCGCCCGGATTCGCCTGTCGCACCTGCGGAGCCACCGCCTAA
- a CDS encoding M12 family metallo-peptidase, which produces MPQPKPARIRRTLTALTAADLTAAALLLASATDTRAATTTPVYKGTGWKAETGSGIFSLSPDPYTIVFADTTARTKLTSYLTAPAAQVTGSVGVPVTVSTSLDTTPTSACPARHRIVVHYLYRPMNVSGMSQALPCHNTGDGSAWGGHILMDSEYWTSSTWFSTNVTTNEARRKDAVTHELGHILGLDHPNTDLDKDGVVENGECVKSTAGRKPILCSPNRGVPAATDGGRFTTEYDLPGLRQMLANYYLRQTT; this is translated from the coding sequence ATGCCTCAGCCCAAACCCGCACGAATACGCCGCACCCTCACCGCCCTCACGGCAGCCGACCTCACCGCGGCCGCGCTGCTCCTCGCCTCCGCCACCGACACCCGCGCCGCCACCACCACACCCGTCTACAAGGGCACCGGCTGGAAAGCGGAGACCGGCAGCGGCATCTTCAGCCTCTCGCCCGACCCATACACGATCGTCTTCGCCGACACCACAGCCCGGACCAAGCTCACCAGCTACCTGACAGCGCCGGCCGCGCAGGTCACCGGCAGCGTCGGTGTCCCCGTCACCGTGTCGACCAGCCTCGACACCACACCCACCAGCGCCTGTCCGGCCCGGCACCGCATCGTCGTCCACTACCTGTACCGGCCCATGAACGTGAGCGGCATGAGCCAGGCCCTGCCCTGCCACAACACCGGTGACGGCTCCGCGTGGGGCGGCCACATCCTGATGGACTCGGAGTACTGGACGTCCAGCACGTGGTTCTCCACGAACGTCACCACGAACGAAGCCCGCCGCAAGGACGCCGTCACCCACGAACTCGGGCACATCCTCGGCTTGGACCACCCCAACACCGACCTGGACAAGGACGGAGTGGTGGAGAACGGCGAGTGCGTGAAGTCCACGGCCGGCCGCAAGCCGATCCTGTGCTCACCGAACCGTGGAGTCCCGGCCGCCACGGACGGCGGCAGGTTCACCACGGAGTACGACCTACCCGGCCTGCGGCAGATGCTCGCCAACTACTACCTACGGCAGACCACGTAA
- a CDS encoding response regulator transcription factor, whose amino-acid sequence MTAPVQVGPSQSSDGPRPHPDTLTPRQLQVLQLAANGHSNRLIAHHLNTSENTVKTQMAEVFKRLHVNDRAQAVGVASQAGIVTVTTYREPSSPAGGQPTLEQMFNLIGRAERKGGLDYSEGDRLREGLRGLIAAHLETEALLDEERRQCTNLRTSRQRWKQRALQAGTVPVDAGGVRRVTELAKRWLHIPAKRAAGQQVLAALSSVPDSPAPQSRAS is encoded by the coding sequence GTGACCGCACCCGTTCAGGTGGGCCCGTCGCAGTCCAGTGACGGGCCCCGCCCACACCCCGACACACTCACACCCCGACAACTCCAAGTCCTCCAACTCGCCGCCAACGGCCACTCCAACCGGCTCATCGCCCACCACCTCAACACCAGTGAAAACACCGTCAAAACCCAGATGGCCGAAGTCTTCAAACGGCTCCACGTCAACGACCGCGCCCAAGCCGTCGGTGTCGCCAGCCAGGCCGGGATCGTCACCGTCACCACCTACCGCGAACCCAGCAGCCCGGCCGGCGGGCAGCCCACGCTGGAGCAGATGTTCAACCTGATCGGCCGGGCCGAACGCAAAGGCGGCCTCGACTACAGCGAGGGCGACCGGCTGCGGGAAGGACTCCGCGGGCTGATCGCCGCTCACTTGGAGACGGAAGCGCTGCTGGACGAGGAACGCCGACAGTGCACCAACCTCCGCACGTCTAGGCAGCGGTGGAAGCAGCGCGCCTTGCAGGCCGGGACCGTGCCGGTGGATGCGGGTGGGGTGCGTCGGGTGACGGAGCTGGCGAAACGGTGGCTGCACATTCCTGCGAAGCGGGCCGCGGGCCAGCAGGTCCTTGCCGCGCTCTCCAGCGTTCCCGACAGCCCAGCCCCGCAAAGCCGGGCGTCCTGA
- a CDS encoding helix-turn-helix domain-containing protein, which yields MNKDALKKFLKERRDGIAPESLGLTRPAARQGRRSLGLAQDQVDELLNRARNTYQKLEAGRYKNPPVDLLRDIACLYQLNEQEWTALCRYARGEDPPTPLYDTTGYAVPAAWEDAVTRVVAPAYVTDASWTVLAHNQPFEDLFIREPPANTMRWMLVSGREQLIDWEGAWAPLVMPQLKAALAQRPQDQVLRGIETDVCADPASRALYEKGGASIHPDGHERPIRHAVEGDGWVTMCAAQPMASPGARFMILIFRPDTQPPMDRPPLLKAP from the coding sequence GTGAACAAGGACGCACTTAAAAAGTTCCTCAAGGAACGGCGCGACGGTATAGCACCCGAATCCCTCGGCCTTACCCGGCCCGCCGCACGACAGGGACGCCGCTCCCTCGGCCTCGCCCAGGACCAGGTCGACGAACTCCTGAACCGGGCCCGCAACACCTACCAGAAGCTCGAAGCCGGCCGGTACAAGAACCCGCCCGTCGACCTGCTCCGCGACATCGCCTGCCTCTACCAGCTCAACGAGCAGGAGTGGACCGCGCTGTGCCGGTACGCCCGCGGCGAGGACCCGCCCACACCCCTCTACGACACCACCGGCTATGCCGTACCCGCGGCCTGGGAGGACGCCGTCACCCGGGTCGTCGCCCCCGCCTACGTCACCGACGCCTCCTGGACCGTCCTCGCCCACAACCAGCCGTTTGAGGACCTGTTCATCAGGGAGCCGCCAGCGAACACCATGCGGTGGATGCTCGTCTCTGGGAGGGAGCAACTCATCGACTGGGAAGGCGCGTGGGCGCCGCTCGTCATGCCCCAGCTCAAAGCGGCTCTCGCCCAACGCCCCCAGGATCAGGTCCTCCGCGGGATCGAAACCGACGTCTGCGCCGACCCGGCATCCAGAGCCCTGTACGAGAAGGGTGGGGCGTCGATTCACCCGGACGGGCATGAACGGCCGATCCGGCACGCCGTGGAGGGCGATGGCTGGGTGACGATGTGCGCGGCGCAGCCCATGGCCTCCCCCGGCGCCCGGTTCATGATCCTCATTTTTCGGCCGGACACCCAGCCCCCCATGGACCGGCCGCCGCTCCTGAAAGCCCCCTGA
- a CDS encoding nuclease-related domain-containing protein: MSRWGEEQRQAARRGVWRRFLAALGLSPAARRADAHAAACNAGAEGERRTAALLQPLEAVGWKVLHDRAIPGARSANADHVLVSPGARVFLVDSKLWSSRYLVHAAGGTLWHGEAGHKPANRSRDLRSVLYETDLIARALGVPVQPVIAVHNAPVAGSGFTVREVPVVPTDRLVEVLRVNDGPPARREAAALARRATVVLPSY, encoded by the coding sequence GTGTCCCGGTGGGGTGAGGAGCAGCGCCAGGCCGCCCGCAGAGGCGTGTGGAGGCGTTTCCTCGCCGCCCTGGGGCTCAGCCCCGCCGCACGGCGCGCGGACGCCCACGCTGCCGCCTGTAACGCCGGGGCCGAGGGGGAGCGGCGCACCGCCGCCCTGCTCCAGCCGCTGGAGGCCGTGGGGTGGAAAGTGCTGCACGACCGGGCGATACCCGGCGCCCGCAGCGCCAACGCCGACCACGTCCTCGTCAGCCCCGGTGCCCGTGTGTTCCTGGTCGACTCGAAGCTGTGGTCCAGCCGGTACCTCGTCCACGCTGCGGGCGGCACGCTGTGGCATGGGGAGGCCGGTCACAAGCCGGCGAACCGCAGCAGGGACCTGCGGAGCGTCCTGTACGAGACGGATCTGATCGCCCGTGCTCTTGGGGTGCCGGTGCAGCCGGTCATCGCCGTGCACAACGCTCCGGTGGCCGGGTCCGGGTTCACGGTGCGGGAGGTGCCCGTCGTGCCTACCGACCGGCTGGTGGAGGTGCTGCGGGTGAACGACGGCCCGCCCGCCCGGCGGGAAGCTGCCGCCCTGGCCCGGCGCGCAACCGTAGTCCTCCCGTCGTACTGA
- a CDS encoding DUF4326 domain-containing protein, protein MSPTRIQRRRTAGWTAPLDAQGRKPVYVGRGSQWGNPWVVIKTDTGTGWAVNWAGHTQQQRPKGLRDFILANDQRDAHTLAVELFEIYVNHRPQLWVAVPKQLAGRDLMCWCAESLPCHAAVLLALANEGSSE, encoded by the coding sequence ATGAGCCCGACCCGTATCCAGCGCCGCCGTACGGCCGGGTGGACGGCGCCCCTCGACGCTCAGGGCCGCAAGCCGGTCTACGTCGGACGTGGCAGTCAGTGGGGTAACCCCTGGGTCGTCATCAAGACGGACACCGGCACCGGGTGGGCCGTGAACTGGGCAGGCCACACGCAGCAGCAGCGACCTAAGGGACTGCGGGACTTCATTCTCGCCAACGACCAGCGTGACGCCCACACCCTGGCGGTCGAGTTGTTCGAGATCTACGTCAACCACCGCCCGCAACTGTGGGTGGCGGTCCCTAAGCAGCTCGCGGGTCGGGACCTCATGTGCTGGTGCGCCGAGTCACTGCCCTGCCACGCCGCAGTCCTGCTCGCCCTCGCCAACGAGGGGAGTAGCGAGTGA